The Castanea sativa cultivar Marrone di Chiusa Pesio chromosome 11, ASM4071231v1 genome contains a region encoding:
- the LOC142616625 gene encoding uncharacterized protein At4g02000-like gives MDSDFIEHFQKVSEVIMVRSEHCEKTLEEWSLSLLGRFHTTKPINFRVAENHLHSAWKMEGNNLKIIDVGDRLFRFKFSTKSQLKWVINNGLWSFNNHILLLRRWEKGMTAFSINFQTVPMWVQVQGLPFDLIIKEVGRYIGQRIGRVIEVDCEAIASGEARFLRVRVDVPIDKPIRGGALVHSPEGDKVWVAFKYERLSGLCFHCGLLGHEAKACEFTKLKVWEESPYGEWLRTTEDVPPQTNDSLVAQSH, from the coding sequence ATGGACTCAGATTTTATAGAACATTTTCAGAAGGTTAGTGAGGTGATCATGGTTCGGTCGGAGCATTGCGAGAAAACTCTAGAAGAGTGGTCCCTCAGTTTGCTAGGAAGGTTTCACACGACCAAACCCATCAACTTTAGAGTTGCTGAAAACCATCTACACTCTGCATGGAAGATGGAGGGAAACAATCTAAAAATTATAGATGTTGGGGACAGACTGTTTCGATTTAAATTCTCGACAAAAAGCCAATTGAAGTGGGTTATTAACAATGGTCTTTGGAGTTTCAATAATCATATCCTATTACTGCGAAGATGGGAGAAAGGAATGACGGCCTTTTCGATTAACTTCCAAACTGTTCCGATGTGGGTGCAAGTGCAGGGACTACCCTTCGATCTGATAATCAAGGAAGTAGGGAGATATATTGGACAAAGAATTGGTAGAGTCATTGAGGTAGATTGTGAAGCCATTGCCTCGGGCGAGGCAAGGTTTCTCCGAGTCAGAGTTGACGTGCCCATAGACAAACCGATACGCGGGGGAGCCCTAGTACACAGTCCGGAAGGTGATAAGGTTTGGGTGGCATTCAAGTATGAACGGCTATCTGGTTTGTGCTTCCATTGTGGCCTACTTGGTCACGAGGCAAAAGCATGCGAGTTCACGAAATTGAAGGTGTGGGAGGAGAGTCCTTATGGCGAATGGCTACGAACGACGGAGGATGTCCCGCCACAGACCAACGACTCTCTAGTGGCACAATCTCACTGA